Proteins from one Cryptomeria japonica chromosome 4, Sugi_1.0, whole genome shotgun sequence genomic window:
- the LOC131027297 gene encoding GRAS family protein RAM1-like has product MDHQNWFDQFEEFPSTPNIHSSHQFYVPTADEPEIALSSEEIIKVVGAQYNLNCTFAVPSLPREEQNGIELAHLLLASAEMVSNQQYEQASRLLSQCMKFSSQLGNPIERLCYYFFEALQERIEHQTCSVPNKGKEKIPNFASNYKSYYAKGEFYSVLAVCTTVLPYGKMIEFTAVQAILDAVEDEKRIHVIDLGIRTGCQWAALIGSLSVRVSSSSIEHLKITAVGVNSDDLEGSGRRLTEFAKSMAISFSFSSVKISSFEDINEALFDIEVGEFVAVYAPTVFRTLLYDPTLLANTVNVIKKLNPDILLNSEIEGQHNSPYFADRFTEALIYYSAYFDCLEAVLPDRKDLRRLKYEEAFCGSQIRNMIACEGEYRRVRHVRMDVWRSFFRREGFREKKFSYLAWYQARLLLKQYVNAERFTIEPNGSAMSVGWNGRLLHTLSIWTCKTMHKGY; this is encoded by the coding sequence atggatcatcaaaattggtTTGACCAGTTTGAGGAATTTCCATCAACACCCAATATCCACAGTAGTCATCAATTCTATGTGCCGACAGCGGATGAACCTGAGATTGCCTTGTCATCAGAGGAAATAATTAAGGTGGTCGGCGCTCAGTACAATCTGAACTGCACTTTTGCTGTTCCTTCCCTTCCTAGGGAAGAGCAGAACGGGATTGAATTGGCTCATCTCCTTTTGGCCTCGGCAGAGATGGTTAGCAATCAGCAATATGAACAAGCCTCCAGGCTTCTAAGCCAATGCATGAAATTCTCTTCCCAGCTGGGGAACCCCATAGAGAGGCTCTGTTATTATTTTTTCGAGGCCCTCCAAGAGAGAATCGAACACCAGACCTGCAGTGTGCCCAATAAGGGGAAAGAAAAAATCCCTAATTTTGCCAGCAATTACAAAAGTTATTATGCAAAAGGTGAGTTTTATTCTGTACTCGCTGTGTGTACTACTGTACTTCCCTATGGCAAAATGATAGAATTCACGGCCGTCCAAGCTATCCTTGATGCCGTGGAGGATGAGAAAagaattcatgtcattgatctgggAATTCGAACTGGGTGCCAATGGGCAGCATTGATTGGGTCTCTCTCTGTAAgagtttcttcttcttccattgagCATCTAAAGATCACAGCTGTTGGAGTGAATTCTGATGACCTAGAAGGCAGTGGAAGAAGGCTTACAGAGTTTGCTAAATCTATGGCCATTAGCTTTTCCTTTAGTTCAGTCAAGATCTCAAGTTTTGAGGATATTAACGAAGCTTTATTTGATATTGAAGTAGGAGAGTTCGTGGCGGTATATGCTCCAACTGTTTTCAGAACTTTGTTATATGACCctactcttctagcaaatactGTTAATGTTATCAAGAAATTAAATCCCGACATTCTGCTGAATTCGGAAATAGAAGGGCAGCATAATTCCCCCTATTTTGCTGATCGGTTCACTGAGGCGCTTATCTATTACAGCGCTTACTTTGACTGTTTGGAGGCTGTGCTGCCCGACCGAAAGGATTTAAGAAGGCTCAAGTATGAGGAAGCCTTTTGTGGGAGTCAAATAAGAAATATGATAGCCTGCGAGGGGGAGTACAGGAGGGTGAGACACGTTAGAATGGATGTGTGGAGGTCTTTCTTCAGGCGAGAGGGATTTAGAGAAAAGAAATTCAGCTATCTGGCTTGGTATCAGGCAAGATTATTGCTCAAGCAATATGTTAATGCAGAACGTTTTACTATTGAACCGAATGGATCTGCTATGAGCGTAGGGTGGAATGGAAGGCTGTTGCACACACTGTCTATATGGACCTGTAAGACAATGCACAAGGGTTACTAA